GTTTTATTTCTGTATCTTCTTGAAAAAGAGTGGTATTAATTTCTTTAAATTCATCGACTTCTGTAATGATATTAGAAACCCGTTTAAATCCAAGCACCAGTCTGATAAAATCTTCTCTCTGTTTGAATTTCTGAAGTACTTCCGCTCGTTTTATCAAATCCGGAATATTGGAAAAATCGATGTGCATCACACTGTCGATCACATCATAATCGATTTCTTTTTGCTGTAACAACCACTTGATGCGCTGCTTGAAAAAAGAATAGACTTTATCTTTATTATTATCCGGTTTTTCCAGTTTATTCTTTAGTTCGGAAAATGCCTGATCGATCAATGAATGTAGATTTATTTCAAAATTATTTTTATCTATGATTTGAACGATCCCGTTTGCGGCTCTCCTTAAAGCAAAAGGATCATTCGAGCCGGTCGGGATCATATTTACTCCGAAAATCCCGCAAACAGTATCCATTTTATCGGCAATGGCGATCAATGAACCAGCGATTGTATTTGGTAATCTATCATTTTGCCCGCGCGGTAAATAATGCTCAAAAATTG
This is a stretch of genomic DNA from Candidatus Cloacimonadota bacterium. It encodes these proteins:
- the glyS gene encoding glycine--tRNA ligase subunit beta, with translation KQSLETFVPKLKDVTFQEKLGSLFDKTERILKLADFILKQELLDEDISRRTLRTAYLCKADLVTTMLGEKEFTKLQGYIGMEYADKSGEEPGVPTAIFEHYLPRGQNDRLPNTIAGSLIAIADKMDTVCGIFGVNMIPTGSNDPFALRRAANGIVQIIDKNNFEINLHSLIDQAFSELKNKLEKPDNNKDKVYSFFKQRIKWLLQQKEIDYDVIDSVMHIDFSNIPDLIKRAEVLQKFKQREDFIRLVLGFKRVSNIITEVDEFKEINTTLFQEDTEIKLFEKFLSLKEIINKKLLQKDYDSVLNELVDFSSFIDNFFDDVMVNVEDKNLRNNRYHLLSKIRELFLKVADLAKIVVEGETK